A genomic segment from Tuwongella immobilis encodes:
- a CDS encoding sodium:solute symporter family transporter — protein sequence MLDIPAAHYWVILAFALYLIGVMVFSFFSHRVMSKGSFVNSYFLGNRGLGGWVLALTVAATAVSGGTFMGFPSLIYTNGWVMALWICSYMVVPLTAMALMGKRINQVARISGAVTMPDVFRDRFQSPTLGILATLLILLFLTFNLVAQFKAGGLVLREAIRLNPPPAEVLEISVSPERQLVVKFSSNGNETTQRTAMPTKTAQFIGHEVDPDARAVRVKFVDDGREMTKLVRFPAELLTIPGFGWKVEKGYLIGLLLFAFTVIAYTTYGGFWAVTMTDVFEGLVMLGGVLLMAILAINAVPTAPSGATGLAAANEWLIAQDPALVYGPGFNGFLPLGMAFSFYLMWSMSSAGQPSGMVRLMAFKDTGSLRRALVLVAFYYMIVYSAIIIIFICARAIFPTEYLREMGSEGEPDAIMPAMALKVAPSPFLAGLLLAAPYAAIMSTVAAFLLMISSSLVRDLYQRSLNPNASQKSMKILSYSVTALVGVVVMLGAMNPPSFLQYIIVFTGSGQSCAFLMPMLFLLFWKRTTKAGALAGMLLGVGSVLGLYALGWIDNRTQDQPDLWVRSLLGWLPGWGEIRSDKFAPLTPLGLDPLFWGMIGSLLGTVLVSKITRSDPAQTARYFPE from the coding sequence ATGCTTGATATTCCGGCGGCTCATTACTGGGTCATTCTTGCTTTTGCGTTGTATCTCATTGGCGTGATGGTGTTTAGCTTCTTTTCGCATCGCGTGATGTCCAAGGGGAGTTTCGTCAACAGCTACTTCCTGGGCAATCGCGGATTGGGCGGCTGGGTGCTTGCGCTCACGGTGGCGGCAACCGCAGTCAGCGGCGGCACCTTCATGGGCTTCCCCTCGCTGATTTACACCAACGGCTGGGTGATGGCGCTTTGGATCTGTTCGTACATGGTGGTGCCGCTGACCGCCATGGCGTTGATGGGCAAACGCATCAACCAAGTCGCACGCATTAGCGGAGCGGTGACGATGCCGGACGTGTTCCGCGATCGCTTTCAATCGCCCACGCTGGGCATCCTGGCCACGCTGCTGATTCTGTTGTTTCTTACATTCAATCTGGTGGCCCAATTCAAGGCCGGTGGGCTGGTGCTGCGCGAGGCGATTCGGCTCAACCCGCCGCCTGCGGAAGTGCTGGAAATCAGCGTGTCGCCGGAACGGCAATTGGTCGTGAAATTTTCCAGCAATGGCAATGAAACCACCCAGCGCACGGCCATGCCGACCAAGACCGCGCAATTCATCGGCCACGAAGTGGACCCCGATGCCCGAGCGGTGCGGGTGAAATTTGTCGATGATGGCCGCGAAATGACCAAGCTGGTGCGATTTCCCGCGGAGTTGCTCACCATTCCCGGATTCGGCTGGAAAGTGGAGAAGGGCTACCTGATTGGCCTGCTGCTATTCGCCTTCACGGTGATTGCCTACACCACCTACGGCGGCTTCTGGGCGGTCACCATGACCGATGTGTTTGAGGGGTTGGTGATGCTCGGCGGCGTGCTGCTGATGGCGATTCTGGCCATCAATGCGGTGCCCACGGCTCCGAGTGGGGCCACGGGATTGGCCGCCGCCAACGAGTGGCTGATCGCCCAAGATCCGGCGCTGGTCTACGGTCCCGGATTCAACGGATTTCTCCCGTTGGGCATGGCGTTTTCGTTCTATCTGATGTGGTCGATGTCCTCCGCTGGTCAACCCTCGGGCATGGTGCGGCTGATGGCGTTCAAAGACACGGGAAGTCTGCGGCGGGCACTGGTGTTGGTCGCGTTCTATTACATGATTGTCTATTCGGCGATCATTATCATTTTCATCTGTGCGCGGGCGATTTTCCCCACGGAATATCTGCGAGAGATGGGCAGCGAAGGCGAGCCAGATGCCATCATGCCTGCCATGGCGTTGAAGGTGGCCCCATCGCCGTTCTTGGCCGGGCTGCTGTTGGCCGCTCCGTATGCGGCGATTATGTCCACCGTGGCGGCGTTCCTGCTCATGATTTCCTCGTCGCTGGTGCGAGACTTGTATCAGCGATCGTTGAATCCGAACGCATCGCAGAAGTCGATGAAGATTCTCAGCTACAGCGTCACCGCGCTGGTGGGTGTGGTGGTGATGCTCGGGGCGATGAATCCGCCGTCGTTTTTGCAGTACATCATCGTCTTCACTGGCTCCGGGCAAAGTTGTGCCTTTTTGATGCCCATGCTCTTTTTGCTATTCTGGAAGCGCACCACCAAAGCCGGGGCGCTAGCGGGGATGCTTCTGGGCGTCGGCAGTGTGCTGGGCTTGTACGCGCTGGGGTGGATCGACAACCGCACGCAAGATCAGCCCGATTTGTGGGTGCGCTCGCTGCTGGGGTGGCTGCCCGGCTGGGGCGAGATTCGCTCGGATAAATTCGCACCGCTGACCCCGCTGGGGCTAGATCCGCTCTTTTGGGGGATGATTGGTTCCTTGCTGGGCACCGTGCTGGTTAGCAAAATCACTCGAAGCGATCCTGCCCAAACCGCTCGCTATTTCCCGGAATGA
- the asnB gene encoding asparagine synthase (glutamine-hydrolyzing): protein MCGIAGIIDLAGQQPITMDRLSAMATAIIHRGPDEDGFFQEPGLGFASRRLSIVGLADGRQPITNEDGSVVVVFNGELFDYPEQRAMLEGKGHKFVTHTDTELIPHMWEEYGEQMFEHLHGQFAICLYDRKQRCVILARDRIGICPLFYSIQRGPGGEEKFIFGSEIKALLASGLVPAKADVAGLMHVFTFVAAPGPATAFAGVTAMIPGRYIRIDLDRSSNKVSDQRPYWQLSFPDWGSEESANESEDRLVDRFEEVLLGAVSRRLRADVPVVSYLSGGVDSSLVVALACKVLGRPIPTFTIGVKAKGLNEEAEAGIVAKHLNATPVIVPCGDAEVRDTYPEMIEAGEGPVIDTACAAMVLLAKSVRAHGFKVALTGEGADEWLAGYPWFKIHKLLGFLDVIPGVNISLGLRQLVLSLIGQPKFSKDLLKRARNAVGGHNAWLDLYGMMSVSKLRFFAPEHQAIATQRAFVDELQVNPAISRWHPFHRSLYMGGRVHLPGLLLGPKGDRPALHSSVETRYPFLDEQVIQFLANLHPKWKLPGFQDKYLLRKLALRWLPKSIALRKKLMFRAPMDSFHLTPAQGQTKAGWIEQVLSRESLKKTGYFDADAVAYWREKLPSMPRMLKRTTIEMGLVGVTATQLWHHLFISGDLAEIPSWIRSSAAGMANRGS from the coding sequence ATGTGCGGCATTGCAGGAATTATTGATTTAGCTGGCCAACAGCCGATCACCATGGATCGCCTCTCGGCGATGGCGACGGCAATCATCCACCGTGGGCCCGACGAAGACGGCTTCTTCCAAGAGCCGGGGCTGGGGTTTGCCTCGCGCCGATTGAGCATCGTCGGCCTGGCCGATGGTCGCCAACCCATCACCAACGAAGATGGTTCGGTGGTGGTGGTATTCAACGGCGAATTGTTCGATTATCCCGAACAACGGGCCATGCTGGAAGGCAAAGGCCACAAGTTCGTCACGCATACCGATACCGAATTGATTCCCCACATGTGGGAAGAATATGGCGAGCAGATGTTCGAGCATCTGCACGGCCAATTCGCCATCTGCTTGTATGATCGCAAGCAGCGCTGCGTGATTCTGGCTCGCGATCGCATTGGCATTTGCCCGCTGTTTTACAGCATTCAACGGGGACCGGGCGGCGAAGAAAAATTCATCTTCGGCTCGGAAATCAAAGCGCTGCTCGCCTCCGGATTGGTGCCCGCCAAGGCGGATGTCGCGGGGCTGATGCACGTGTTCACCTTCGTGGCGGCTCCTGGCCCGGCAACCGCGTTCGCCGGGGTGACCGCAATGATCCCCGGGCGGTACATCCGCATCGATTTGGATCGATCGTCCAACAAAGTCAGCGACCAACGTCCGTACTGGCAACTGAGCTTCCCCGACTGGGGAAGTGAGGAAAGCGCGAACGAATCTGAGGATCGTCTGGTTGATCGGTTTGAAGAAGTTCTGCTGGGTGCCGTATCTCGCCGTTTGCGAGCGGATGTCCCGGTTGTATCGTATCTAAGCGGCGGGGTGGATTCGTCGCTTGTCGTGGCTTTGGCGTGCAAAGTGCTTGGGCGGCCGATTCCCACCTTTACGATTGGGGTGAAGGCCAAGGGGCTCAACGAAGAAGCCGAAGCCGGGATTGTCGCCAAGCATTTGAATGCGACTCCGGTGATTGTCCCCTGCGGTGATGCCGAGGTGCGGGACACTTACCCGGAAATGATCGAAGCGGGTGAAGGTCCGGTCATCGATACCGCCTGTGCGGCCATGGTGCTGCTGGCGAAAAGCGTGCGGGCGCATGGCTTTAAGGTAGCCCTGACCGGCGAAGGGGCCGATGAATGGCTGGCGGGGTATCCCTGGTTCAAGATCCACAAATTATTGGGATTCTTGGATGTGATTCCGGGTGTGAATATCAGCCTGGGCCTGCGACAATTGGTGCTGTCGCTGATTGGTCAGCCGAAATTTAGCAAGGATCTGCTCAAACGGGCTCGCAATGCCGTGGGTGGGCACAATGCGTGGCTCGATTTGTATGGCATGATGAGTGTTTCCAAGCTGCGATTCTTCGCGCCGGAACATCAGGCGATTGCCACCCAACGGGCATTTGTGGATGAATTGCAGGTGAATCCGGCGATTTCCCGCTGGCACCCGTTCCACCGGTCGCTCTACATGGGTGGTCGCGTGCATTTGCCCGGTTTGCTGCTGGGGCCGAAAGGGGATCGCCCGGCGTTGCATTCCTCGGTGGAAACGCGGTACCCGTTCTTGGATGAACAGGTGATCCAGTTTCTGGCGAATCTGCATCCGAAGTGGAAGTTGCCGGGCTTCCAAGACAAATATCTGCTGCGCAAACTCGCACTGCGCTGGCTGCCGAAATCGATTGCCCTGCGGAAGAAACTGATGTTCCGCGCTCCGATGGATAGCTTCCATCTGACGCCCGCCCAGGGACAAACCAAAGCGGGCTGGATCGAACAGGTTCTCAGCCGTGAATCGCTGAAGAAGACGGGCTATTTTGATGCCGATGCCGTGGCGTACTGGCGCGAAAAGCTGCCGAGCATGCCGCGAATGCTCAAGCGGACGACCATCGAAATGGGCCTGGTGGGAGTTACCGCCACCCAATTGTGGCATCACTTGTTTATTTCCGGCGATTTGGCCGAGATTCCTTCGTGGATTCGGTCCAGTGCGGCGGGAATGGCGAATCGCGGCAGTTAG
- a CDS encoding DHH family phosphoesterase: MAQLGAEPEVVGNRSRLKRSSRFLQSLQHASRVTFVSHVNPDPDSLGSMLGLAHLVETKLGKPTRLTRDGLISRAENRAMVETLKLDLLPIEEMVCEPEEAVVMVDSQPNTGRHSFSANIPLVAVLDHHDTPGDVSHVPFVDIRPSLGATCTLVTRYLMEQGVPIPGRVATALLYGIETEVCGYPSEAGPSDEEALRTLFPLANRSLIAQIRNARLPHSHFECLLQALQSSFIYDRLIISWVDNLPQPEQAAEVADFAIRFERVDWAVCAGVCGDKLVMSVRSSLPDAAAGDMLRTVVGELGKAGGHDRRAGGCIKLTSTSASAIEELQSLLRKRFLKALHIDECRGQRLVKRKQLLENLK, translated from the coding sequence ATGGCGCAACTGGGCGCCGAACCGGAAGTCGTCGGAAATAGGTCTCGATTGAAACGATCGAGTCGATTTCTGCAGTCGCTTCAACACGCATCCCGCGTGACATTCGTTTCCCATGTGAATCCCGACCCCGATAGTTTGGGGAGTATGCTGGGATTAGCACATTTGGTCGAAACAAAATTGGGGAAACCGACCCGCCTGACCCGCGATGGCCTCATTAGCCGCGCGGAAAATCGTGCGATGGTCGAAACCCTCAAACTCGACTTGCTCCCCATCGAAGAGATGGTCTGCGAGCCCGAAGAAGCTGTGGTCATGGTGGACAGCCAGCCGAATACCGGCCGACACAGTTTCTCCGCCAATATCCCTCTGGTCGCGGTGCTCGATCACCACGACACGCCTGGCGATGTCAGCCATGTCCCATTTGTGGACATTCGGCCCAGCCTTGGCGCCACCTGTACGCTGGTTACGCGGTATCTCATGGAACAGGGGGTTCCGATCCCCGGTCGTGTGGCCACCGCACTGCTGTACGGAATCGAGACCGAAGTTTGTGGCTACCCCAGCGAAGCCGGACCATCGGACGAAGAAGCCCTTCGCACGCTGTTCCCACTCGCCAATCGAAGCCTCATCGCTCAAATCCGCAACGCCCGACTTCCGCACAGCCACTTTGAATGTCTGTTGCAGGCACTGCAAAGTTCATTCATTTACGATCGGCTGATCATTAGTTGGGTGGATAACCTGCCACAACCCGAACAAGCCGCGGAAGTTGCGGATTTTGCCATCCGCTTCGAACGCGTCGACTGGGCCGTTTGTGCCGGGGTTTGTGGTGATAAGTTGGTGATGTCGGTTCGCAGCTCGTTGCCTGATGCCGCCGCCGGAGACATGCTCCGCACCGTCGTCGGGGAACTGGGCAAAGCCGGTGGCCACGATCGTCGCGCAGGGGGCTGCATCAAGCTCACCAGCACGTCGGCAAGCGCCATCGAAGAGTTGCAATCCTTGCTGCGCAAACGCTTTCTGAAAGCTCTGCACATCGATGAATGCCGCGGACAACGACTGGTGAAACGCAAGCAATTGCTGGAAAACCTGAAGTAA
- a CDS encoding DUF1559 domain-containing protein, which produces MAGLRIDRRAFTLIELLVVIGIIAILIGLLLPAIQKVREAAARAQCRNSLKQIGLALHNYHDSQQMLPPAHSLAPSYYPEFARPAPGDTRWLFGWMLRIAPYVEQENIYRQVDFAAHPWWQYLQGQPILPDNTLNGIPVKLFQCASDTRSDLLTYQQGQRVALTGYLGVSGTHQFAFDGALHVNAQNRFASFTDGTSNTLMVGERPPSQDLVYGWWFAGSGPAPNFGTTDVTLGVVERRDPTGLAEQFRPGKLVDPALEHSWHFWSLHPGGGNWLMVDGSVHYLTYGSAGLLPGLATRSGGEAVTLP; this is translated from the coding sequence ATGGCCGGCCTTCGCATCGATCGACGAGCATTCACGCTCATTGAATTGCTCGTGGTCATCGGAATCATCGCAATTTTGATCGGGTTACTGTTGCCTGCGATCCAGAAGGTTCGCGAGGCGGCGGCTCGGGCCCAGTGCCGCAACTCGTTGAAGCAAATCGGGTTAGCGTTGCACAACTATCATGATTCGCAACAAATGCTGCCCCCGGCGCATTCGCTGGCCCCTTCGTACTATCCGGAATTCGCCCGACCTGCGCCCGGGGATACCCGTTGGCTGTTCGGGTGGATGCTGCGAATCGCCCCGTACGTGGAGCAGGAAAACATCTATCGGCAGGTCGATTTCGCGGCCCATCCCTGGTGGCAGTATCTTCAGGGGCAGCCGATTTTGCCCGACAATACGCTCAATGGGATTCCGGTGAAATTGTTCCAGTGTGCATCGGATACCCGTTCGGATCTGTTGACCTACCAGCAGGGGCAACGGGTGGCGTTGACCGGCTATCTGGGGGTGAGTGGCACCCATCAATTTGCGTTTGATGGGGCGCTGCATGTCAATGCCCAAAATCGGTTTGCGTCGTTTACTGATGGCACCTCGAATACGCTGATGGTGGGGGAGCGGCCGCCCTCGCAGGATCTGGTGTACGGCTGGTGGTTTGCCGGGTCGGGGCCTGCGCCGAATTTCGGGACGACGGATGTGACCCTGGGCGTGGTCGAACGCCGCGATCCAACGGGGCTGGCGGAACAATTCCGTCCAGGGAAATTGGTGGATCCCGCGTTGGAACATTCGTGGCACTTCTGGAGTTTGCACCCGGGTGGGGGCAACTGGCTGATGGTCGATGGGTCGGTACACTATTTGACCTATGGCTCGGCGGGATTGCTGCCGGGATTGGCCACCCGATCGGGCGGCGAGGCGGTGACATTGCCATGA
- a CDS encoding TIGR02996 domain-containing protein — translation MTPLWPEEQGFLQWIQAQWHEDAPRLIFADFLDERHDPRGELIRVQCALARMAADDRRRKKLRQRESELLHQYAADWLHPLKGIVSDAQFRRGLLESVSMSGRDFFDHGEILRQIPSLRRLRLYDAASWMGRILQRQELSQLRELDLCGNDLGNGTMTLLARAPFLERLEILDLSVNSLTSEGVRQLMQADWVARLTELHLNDNGRIADAGVDALARNPRLRRLHTLDLSGNDLSDGAVRMLSESPHLKRLNRLMLHQNHIGDMGIHWLLSGDLWHRLMQRARVLNLEESTISLPGIQELVNSPRFRQVESLDLSGNLFGDRGIQALARSDNALRLRHLRIRKNRLSDDAALAIADAPWLAQLESLDMSDNAVTKEAIEIIRESPYFHWRLKLDLDEHPERLPDSSRLRRNRRPPPHENFI, via the coding sequence ATGACACCACTCTGGCCCGAGGAACAAGGGTTCTTGCAGTGGATTCAGGCGCAGTGGCATGAGGATGCCCCGCGACTGATCTTCGCCGATTTTTTGGATGAGCGTCACGACCCCCGAGGAGAATTGATTCGCGTGCAATGCGCACTCGCACGCATGGCCGCGGATGATCGCCGCCGCAAAAAATTGCGCCAACGCGAATCGGAACTCTTGCATCAATACGCCGCCGATTGGCTGCATCCACTCAAAGGAATCGTCTCGGATGCCCAATTTCGGCGGGGATTGCTGGAAAGCGTTTCCATGTCGGGGCGGGATTTTTTCGATCATGGCGAAATTCTAAGACAGATTCCATCCCTGCGACGGTTACGGCTGTACGATGCCGCCAGTTGGATGGGACGCATTTTACAACGGCAAGAATTATCGCAGCTCCGCGAATTGGATTTGTGCGGCAACGACTTGGGCAATGGCACCATGACGCTGTTGGCCCGTGCGCCATTTTTGGAGCGGCTCGAAATTTTAGACCTCAGTGTGAATTCGCTCACCAGTGAAGGGGTGCGGCAACTGATGCAAGCCGATTGGGTCGCACGACTTACGGAATTGCATCTGAACGATAATGGCCGAATTGCCGATGCCGGGGTTGATGCCCTGGCCCGAAATCCGCGATTGCGGCGATTGCACACGCTGGATCTCAGCGGGAACGATCTGAGCGACGGGGCGGTGCGGATGCTGTCGGAATCGCCGCATCTGAAACGATTGAACCGCTTGATGTTGCATCAAAATCATATCGGCGACATGGGCATTCATTGGCTGCTTAGCGGCGACCTCTGGCATCGCCTGATGCAGCGAGCGCGGGTGCTGAATCTGGAGGAAAGCACAATTAGTCTGCCGGGCATCCAAGAATTGGTGAACTCGCCGCGATTTCGACAGGTGGAATCGTTGGATTTATCCGGCAATCTGTTCGGCGATCGCGGAATTCAAGCGCTGGCACGATCCGACAATGCCCTGCGGCTGCGTCACCTGCGCATTCGGAAAAATCGACTGAGCGATGATGCCGCACTGGCCATTGCGGATGCCCCCTGGCTGGCACAGTTGGAATCACTGGATATGTCCGATAATGCGGTTACCAAAGAAGCGATCGAGATTATTCGAGAATCGCCGTATTTTCATTGGCGATTGAAACTAGATTTGGACGAACATCCGGAACGGCTACCGGATTCCTCGCGGCTCCGGCGGAATCGACGTCCGCCACCACATGAAAATTTCATATAA
- a CDS encoding serine/threonine-protein kinase, with protein MPAPATLDDLVTLIRKSGMLDDSRLEAYLTHLQQHHALPEEPKRLAAMMVRDGLLTFFQADQFMLGKWRGFTMGKYKLLERIGVGGMGQVFLCEHLYMRRRVAIKILPPAKAEEPAALGRFYREARASGSMDHPNIVRTHDIDQDGQFHFLVMEYVDGASTLELVKRFGPMDVARAANIIHQAAIALEHAHRSGLVHRDIKPGNLMVDRDGIVKLLDLGLARFYHDNQDMLTLKYDENNVLGTADYVAPEQTVNSHTVDIRADIYGLGATFYFLLAGHPPFPEGTVSQKLVAQQTREPKPIREIRPDVPEGLALTLAKMMAKDLRYRYQSPEDVITALAPWTQTPVPPPRPEEMPQLCLAAQGSDPEPQRPAAMAGARSMGSLAEMSAPRSGGVPSSGSSSPFLRSTGSSAVPITANQPNGSTARMGKTGSGSETRPMSGAMDQTPGGTDRHSTIPPLTSMPPMAPMASGVAPTAPQLPQQELGTGKKLVGLLFLAAFVGSGLALFVWWKFLRT; from the coding sequence ATGCCAGCACCCGCAACTCTCGACGATCTAGTCACCCTCATTCGCAAGAGCGGGATGCTCGACGATTCGCGCTTGGAAGCGTACCTGACCCACCTGCAACAGCATCACGCGCTGCCCGAAGAACCCAAACGCCTGGCGGCGATGATGGTTCGGGATGGCCTGCTTACCTTCTTCCAAGCCGATCAGTTCATGCTGGGGAAGTGGCGCGGCTTCACCATGGGCAAGTACAAGCTGCTGGAACGCATTGGCGTGGGCGGCATGGGACAGGTCTTTTTGTGCGAGCATTTGTACATGCGTCGCCGAGTCGCCATCAAAATTCTCCCCCCCGCGAAGGCCGAAGAACCCGCCGCTCTCGGCCGCTTCTATCGCGAAGCCCGTGCCTCGGGAAGTATGGATCATCCGAATATCGTGCGGACACACGATATTGACCAAGATGGCCAATTTCACTTCCTGGTGATGGAATATGTCGATGGGGCAAGCACCCTGGAATTGGTCAAGCGGTTCGGTCCGATGGATGTGGCCCGCGCGGCCAACATTATCCACCAAGCCGCCATTGCTCTGGAGCATGCCCACCGCTCCGGACTGGTCCACCGCGATATTAAGCCCGGCAATCTGATGGTCGATCGGGATGGCATCGTCAAACTGCTCGACCTCGGTTTGGCCCGATTCTATCACGACAATCAAGATATGCTCACGCTTAAGTACGATGAAAATAACGTGCTGGGCACTGCCGATTATGTCGCGCCGGAACAGACCGTCAATAGCCATACGGTCGATATTCGTGCGGATATTTACGGGTTGGGGGCGACGTTTTACTTCCTGCTCGCTGGGCATCCGCCGTTTCCCGAGGGAACCGTCTCGCAAAAGTTGGTCGCCCAGCAGACCCGCGAGCCGAAGCCGATTCGGGAAATTCGCCCGGATGTGCCCGAAGGGTTGGCCCTGACGTTGGCGAAGATGATGGCCAAAGATCTGCGCTATCGCTATCAATCGCCTGAAGATGTGATTACCGCGCTGGCACCATGGACGCAAACGCCGGTCCCACCGCCACGTCCCGAAGAAATGCCGCAGCTCTGCTTGGCCGCACAGGGTAGCGATCCGGAACCGCAGCGACCAGCGGCCATGGCCGGGGCGCGTTCCATGGGATCGCTGGCGGAAATGTCCGCGCCGCGCAGTGGTGGGGTGCCCAGTAGTGGGTCATCCTCGCCGTTTTTGCGATCGACTGGCAGTAGTGCGGTGCCAATTACCGCGAATCAGCCGAACGGCAGCACTGCTCGGATGGGCAAGACGGGATCGGGGTCCGAAACGCGGCCCATGTCCGGTGCGATGGATCAAACCCCCGGCGGAACCGATCGGCATTCCACCATTCCCCCTCTGACATCGATGCCCCCGATGGCCCCGATGGCTTCCGGGGTTGCTCCAACTGCGCCGCAATTGCCGCAGCAGGAATTGGGCACCGGGAAGAAACTCGTTGGATTATTATTCTTAGCCGCATTCGTGGGTAGCGGATTGGCTCTGTTTGTCTGGTGGAAGTTCCTGCGGACGTAA
- a CDS encoding SDR family NAD(P)-dependent oxidoreductase has product MRRDLRGRVVLVTGSSRNLGKRIAQMLAQRGAKLVITGRDPSLVEATAAEIRRDGAEVLGIAGDLTQDADRIRLRDAIVERFGGLDVLINNAGMASFGEFATSSEALMRTILEINFFTPVELIRLFTPLLKASADQGRIDGQGWRPAIVNISSICGRVGIPSYPEHSSSKFAIAGMTESLHGEYSRFDIDVLLIVPGTVNMPDRMRHYLRNEGRISLDLRGTPQDTVAEKIIRAIERNRRETLIGGMTKFLVLSKKLAPRILEFFMIRKVRNFEKRAKLGEGSATTAGNE; this is encoded by the coding sequence ATGCGACGGGACTTGCGAGGCCGAGTCGTTCTGGTGACAGGCAGCTCGCGAAATTTGGGGAAGCGCATCGCTCAGATGCTCGCCCAACGTGGAGCCAAACTGGTCATCACCGGCCGGGATCCCAGCTTGGTGGAGGCGACGGCTGCTGAAATTCGCCGCGACGGTGCCGAGGTTCTTGGCATTGCCGGCGATCTGACGCAAGATGCCGACCGCATTCGACTTCGAGACGCGATTGTCGAGCGATTCGGCGGGCTAGACGTGCTCATCAACAATGCAGGCATGGCCAGTTTTGGAGAATTCGCCACCAGCAGCGAAGCCCTGATGCGTACCATTTTGGAAATCAACTTCTTCACGCCGGTGGAGTTGATTCGCCTGTTTACCCCGTTGCTCAAAGCCTCTGCCGATCAAGGCCGGATTGATGGCCAGGGGTGGCGACCGGCGATTGTCAACATTAGCTCCATCTGCGGACGTGTGGGCATTCCTTCGTACCCCGAACATTCTTCCAGCAAGTTCGCCATCGCTGGCATGACCGAATCGCTCCACGGGGAGTACAGCCGATTCGATATTGATGTGCTGCTGATTGTTCCGGGCACGGTGAATATGCCGGATCGCATGCGGCATTATCTGCGGAACGAAGGCCGCATTTCGCTGGATCTTCGCGGCACCCCGCAAGACACGGTTGCCGAGAAGATTATTCGCGCCATCGAGCGGAATCGTCGGGAGACGTTGATTGGCGGGATGACCAAGTTTTTGGTGCTGAGCAAGAAACTGGCACCTCGCATTCTGGAATTCTTCATGATCCGCAAGGTGCGGAATTTCGAGAAGCGGGCCAAACTCGGCGAAGGATCCGCCACCACCGCTGGAAACGAGTAG
- a CDS encoding zinc-dependent alcohol dehydrogenase family protein, with translation MRVMQLANGFGRDKVQLAERPNPTPGFGQVVVRMRAVSLNYRDLMMVRGQYNPKLAMPRILGSDGAGEILSVGPGATQWQPGDRVIGTFFEQWQDGPLTTTAMRSARGGEADGVLTEQLLAPESSLVRMPGHLDFAEAATLPCAAVTAWNGLIHAPILPGDTVLLQGTGGVSIFALQFAKQMGARVLLTSSSDAKLERAKQLGADAVCNYRTQPDWDKWARQETGGMGVDRIIEVGGAGTLERSMRAIRPGGQISLIGVLSDAGSTINPIPLLMMGVTLRGIFVGSRALFESMNRAIALHQLRPIIDQRFAFEQTAAALAALESGSHFGKIVIEFPSE, from the coding sequence ATGCGGGTGATGCAGTTGGCCAATGGGTTCGGTCGCGACAAGGTGCAGCTAGCCGAGCGGCCGAACCCCACGCCGGGATTCGGGCAAGTGGTGGTCCGAATGCGGGCCGTCTCTCTGAATTACCGCGATTTGATGATGGTGCGTGGGCAGTACAATCCCAAACTGGCCATGCCGCGAATCCTCGGTTCCGATGGTGCCGGGGAGATTCTTTCGGTCGGGCCGGGCGCCACGCAATGGCAGCCCGGCGACCGCGTCATCGGCACCTTTTTCGAGCAATGGCAAGATGGCCCGCTGACGACAACCGCCATGCGCTCCGCTCGTGGTGGCGAGGCCGATGGCGTGCTGACCGAGCAATTGCTCGCCCCGGAATCGAGTCTGGTGCGCATGCCGGGGCATCTCGATTTCGCGGAGGCGGCCACACTCCCCTGTGCCGCAGTCACCGCTTGGAACGGCCTGATTCATGCGCCGATTCTGCCCGGCGACACTGTGCTGCTCCAGGGCACCGGCGGCGTCTCCATCTTCGCGCTGCAATTCGCCAAGCAAATGGGCGCGCGGGTGCTGCTCACGTCGTCTAGCGATGCCAAACTTGAGCGGGCCAAACAATTAGGGGCCGACGCGGTTTGCAACTATCGCACCCAACCCGACTGGGACAAATGGGCCCGCCAGGAAACCGGCGGCATGGGCGTGGATCGCATCATTGAAGTGGGCGGCGCGGGCACGCTGGAACGCTCGATGCGGGCGATTCGGCCCGGTGGGCAGATTTCGCTCATCGGAGTGCTTTCCGATGCCGGCAGCACCATCAACCCGATTCCACTCCTGATGATGGGCGTGACGCTGCGGGGAATCTTTGTCGGTTCCCGTGCGTTGTTCGAGTCGATGAATCGGGCCATTGCGCTGCATCAACTGCGTCCCATCATCGATCAGCGCTTCGCCTTCGAGCAGACCGCCGCTGCGTTGGCCGCACTCGAAAGCGGCTCGCATTTCGGCAAAATTGTCATCGAATTTCCCTCGGAATAA